Proteins found in one Micromonospora sp. WMMD1082 genomic segment:
- a CDS encoding SulP family inorganic anion transporter — translation MAAAWRRVRDLLPGRADWQAVRRSPRRDLVAGLTVAIVALPLALAFGVTSGLGAEAGLITAVIAGAVAAVFGGSNLQVSGPTGAMTVVLVPVVAQFGPTGVLMVGVLAGLILIALALARLGRYVRYLPVPVIEGFTAGIAVVIALQQVPAALGVTDARGDRVWAVAADAVVRFVEQPRPAAIAVALGVATVMLVGARWRPGVPFSLFAVAAATALAALLPVDLIRIGALPQGLPAPSLDFLDLGAVGVLLPAALAVAALAALESLLSATVADGMTVGQRHDPDRELFGQGLANVASPLFGGIPATAAIARTAVNVRAGAASKLAALTHAVALAGIVLVAAPLVGRIPLAALAGVLLATTVRMVEAASLWALARATRGDALVLVLTFAVTVIWDLVTAVAVGVGVAIVVALRAVARTARLEQVPLDSGEHTAEEQALLAEHIVAYRLDGPLFFAAAHNFLLRLSDVADVRAVILRMSRVSTIDATGAQVLGDAIRRLQGRGITVLLSGIVPGHDEVLDALGVADQLRRDGLVFADTPSAIAHARSLVVDENAPRVLARNSPPGGGSAPGPS, via the coding sequence CTGGCCGCCGCCTGGCGCCGCGTCCGCGACCTGCTGCCGGGCCGCGCCGACTGGCAGGCGGTACGCCGCTCACCCCGGCGGGACCTGGTCGCCGGGCTCACCGTGGCCATCGTCGCCCTGCCGCTGGCGCTCGCCTTCGGCGTCACCTCCGGCCTCGGCGCGGAGGCCGGGCTGATCACCGCCGTGATCGCGGGCGCGGTGGCCGCGGTCTTCGGCGGATCGAACCTTCAGGTCTCCGGCCCGACCGGCGCGATGACCGTGGTGCTGGTGCCGGTCGTGGCGCAGTTCGGCCCGACCGGCGTGCTGATGGTCGGCGTGCTGGCCGGGCTGATCCTGATCGCCCTGGCCCTCGCCCGACTCGGCCGCTACGTGCGCTACCTTCCGGTGCCGGTGATCGAGGGCTTCACCGCCGGCATCGCCGTGGTGATCGCCCTGCAACAGGTGCCAGCGGCGCTCGGCGTCACCGACGCGCGCGGCGACCGGGTCTGGGCGGTGGCCGCCGACGCGGTCGTACGCTTCGTCGAACAGCCCCGGCCGGCCGCCATCGCGGTGGCCCTCGGTGTCGCGACGGTGATGCTGGTCGGCGCCCGGTGGCGCCCGGGAGTGCCGTTCTCGCTGTTCGCGGTGGCCGCCGCCACCGCGCTGGCGGCACTTCTGCCGGTCGACCTGATCCGGATCGGCGCGCTGCCGCAGGGGCTGCCCGCGCCGTCGCTGGACTTCCTCGACCTCGGCGCGGTCGGTGTCCTGCTGCCCGCCGCGCTCGCCGTGGCGGCGCTGGCCGCGCTGGAGAGCCTGCTCTCGGCCACCGTCGCCGACGGGATGACCGTCGGTCAGCGCCACGACCCGGATCGGGAACTGTTCGGCCAGGGCCTGGCCAACGTGGCGTCCCCGCTGTTCGGCGGCATCCCGGCCACCGCGGCCATCGCGCGTACCGCCGTCAACGTCCGGGCCGGCGCGGCGTCCAAGCTGGCCGCGTTGACCCACGCGGTGGCCCTCGCCGGGATCGTCCTGGTCGCCGCGCCGCTGGTCGGTCGCATCCCGCTGGCCGCCCTGGCCGGCGTGCTGCTGGCCACCACCGTGCGCATGGTCGAGGCCGCCTCGCTCTGGGCGCTGGCCCGCGCCACCCGGGGCGACGCGCTGGTGCTCGTGCTCACCTTCGCCGTCACCGTCATCTGGGACCTGGTCACCGCCGTGGCCGTCGGCGTCGGCGTGGCCATCGTCGTGGCGCTGCGCGCCGTCGCCCGCACCGCCCGGCTCGAACAGGTCCCCCTCGACTCCGGCGAACACACCGCCGAGGAACAAGCCCTGCTCGCCGAGCACATCGTGGCCTACCGGCTCGACGGGCCGCTCTTCTTCGCCGCCGCGCACAACTTCCTGCTCCGGCTCTCCGACGTCGCCGACGTCCGGGCGGTCATCCTGCGGATGTCCCGGGTCTCCACCATCGACGCGACCGGTGCCCAGGTGCTCGGCGACGCGATCCGGCGGCTCCAGGGACGCGGCATCACCGTGCTGCTCTCCGGCATCGTCCCCGGCCACGACGAGGTGCTCGACGCCCTCGGCGTGGCCGACCAGCTGCGCCGCGACGGCCTGGTCTTCGCGGACACCCCGTCCGCCATCGCGCACGCCCGAAGCCTCGTGGTCGACGAGAACGCCCCCCGGGTCTTGGCGCGGAACAGCCCGCCCGGGGGCGGTTCCGCACCAGGACCCAGCTGA
- the ilvD gene encoding dihydroxy-acid dehydratase has translation MPELRSKTSTHGRTMAGARALWRATGMTDDDFGKPIVAIANSFTQFVPGHVHLKDLGGLVADAVAEAGGVGREFNTIAVDDGIAMGHGGMLYSLPSRELIADAVEYMVNAHCADALVCISNCDKITPGMLLAALRLNIPTVFVSGGPMEAGKTVAIEGVVHSKIDLIDAMIASSNEAVTDDQLGAIERSACPTCGSCSGMFTANSMNCLTEAIGLALPGNGSTLATHAARRSLFVEAGRTAVEIAKRWYDDDDASVLPRVVASRAAFENAVALDVAMGGSTNTILHLLAAAREAELDFTVADIDEISRRVPCLAKVAPNSPQYHMEDVHRAGGIPAILGELDRAGLLHRDVHAVHSPSLQRWLADWDVRGGGAVPEAIELFHAAPGGVRTTEPFSTSNRWSSLDTDAAAGCVRDREHAYTADGGLAILRGNLAPDGCVVKTAGVPEECLTFRGPAKVYESQDDAVTAILAKEIVAGDVVVIRYEGPKGGPGMQEMLYPTSFLKGRGLGRACALLTDGRFSGGTSGLSIGHVSPEAASGGLIALVEPGDEIAIDIPARSIELHVPADVLDARRVAQEKRDRPYTPLDRQRPVSAALRAYASMATSASDGAYRRVPE, from the coding sequence ATGCCTGAGCTGCGGTCGAAGACCTCCACGCACGGTCGGACGATGGCCGGCGCCCGGGCCCTCTGGCGGGCCACCGGGATGACCGACGACGATTTCGGCAAGCCGATCGTCGCCATCGCGAACAGTTTCACCCAGTTCGTGCCGGGCCACGTACACCTCAAGGACCTCGGCGGCCTAGTCGCCGACGCGGTGGCCGAGGCCGGCGGGGTGGGCCGGGAGTTCAACACGATCGCGGTCGACGACGGCATCGCCATGGGCCACGGCGGCATGCTCTACTCCCTGCCCAGCCGGGAGCTGATCGCCGACGCGGTGGAATACATGGTCAACGCGCACTGCGCGGACGCCCTGGTCTGCATCTCCAACTGCGACAAGATCACTCCGGGCATGCTGCTGGCCGCGCTGCGGCTGAACATCCCGACCGTGTTCGTCTCCGGCGGCCCCATGGAGGCCGGCAAGACGGTGGCGATCGAGGGAGTCGTCCACTCCAAGATCGACCTGATCGACGCGATGATCGCCTCCTCGAACGAGGCCGTCACCGACGACCAGCTCGGTGCCATCGAGCGCTCCGCCTGCCCGACCTGCGGTTCCTGCTCCGGCATGTTCACCGCGAACTCGATGAACTGCCTCACCGAGGCGATCGGGCTGGCGCTGCCGGGCAACGGCTCGACGCTGGCCACCCACGCCGCGCGCCGGTCGCTCTTCGTCGAGGCCGGCCGCACCGCCGTGGAGATCGCCAAGCGGTGGTACGACGACGACGACGCCTCGGTGCTGCCCCGGGTGGTGGCCTCCCGGGCCGCGTTCGAGAACGCCGTGGCGCTGGACGTGGCGATGGGCGGGTCGACGAACACGATCCTGCACCTGCTGGCCGCCGCCCGCGAGGCCGAGCTGGACTTCACCGTCGCCGACATCGACGAGATCTCCCGCCGGGTGCCGTGCCTGGCCAAGGTCGCCCCGAACTCGCCGCAGTACCACATGGAGGACGTGCACCGGGCCGGCGGCATCCCGGCCATCCTCGGCGAACTGGATCGCGCCGGCCTGCTGCACCGCGACGTGCACGCGGTGCACTCCCCCTCGCTGCAGCGCTGGCTGGCCGACTGGGACGTGCGCGGCGGCGGCGCCGTCCCCGAGGCGATCGAGCTGTTCCACGCCGCACCGGGCGGGGTGCGCACCACCGAGCCGTTCTCCACCAGCAACCGCTGGTCATCGCTGGACACCGACGCCGCCGCCGGCTGCGTGCGCGACCGCGAGCACGCGTACACCGCCGACGGCGGGCTGGCGATCCTGCGCGGCAACCTGGCGCCGGACGGCTGCGTGGTGAAGACCGCCGGGGTGCCCGAGGAGTGCCTGACCTTCCGCGGCCCGGCGAAGGTCTACGAGTCGCAGGACGACGCGGTGACCGCCATCCTGGCCAAGGAGATCGTCGCCGGGGACGTGGTCGTGATCCGCTACGAGGGACCGAAGGGCGGCCCCGGCATGCAGGAGATGCTCTATCCCACCTCGTTCCTCAAGGGCCGCGGGCTGGGTCGGGCCTGCGCGCTGCTCACCGACGGGCGGTTCTCCGGTGGCACCTCGGGGCTGTCCATCGGGCACGTCTCCCCCGAGGCCGCCTCCGGTGGGCTGATCGCGCTGGTCGAGCCGGGCGACGAGATCGCCATCGACATCCCGGCGCGCTCGATCGAGTTGCACGTGCCGGCCGACGTGCTGGACGCCCGCCGGGTCGCCCAGGAGAAGCGGGACCGCCCCTACACCCCGCTCGACCGCCAGCGCCCGGTCTCCGCGGCGCTGCGCGCGTACGCCTCGATGGCCACCTCGGCCAGCGACGGCGCCTACCGCCGCGTGCCCGAGTAG
- a CDS encoding VOC family protein → MTMNAISRSQIYVLDQDEALDFYLGKLGLELNTDQDLGFMRWLTVNIPGDRQREILLEKPGPPNLDPATAEQVRELLTKGAAGGFLFMTTDDAHKTYEELVAKGVDITDEPTERPYGIDFGIRDPFGNRIRIGQMFDQG, encoded by the coding sequence ATGACGATGAACGCGATCAGCCGCTCCCAGATCTACGTCCTCGACCAGGACGAGGCGCTCGACTTCTACCTCGGCAAGCTCGGCCTGGAGCTGAACACGGACCAGGATCTCGGCTTCATGCGCTGGCTCACGGTCAACATTCCCGGTGACCGCCAGCGCGAGATCCTGCTGGAAAAGCCCGGCCCGCCCAACCTCGACCCGGCCACCGCCGAGCAGGTCCGCGAGCTGCTCACCAAGGGCGCCGCGGGTGGCTTCCTCTTCATGACCACCGACGACGCCCACAAGACGTACGAGGAACTGGTCGCCAAGGGCGTCGACATCACCGACGAGCCGACGGAACGGCCGTACGGGATCGACTTCGGCATCCGCGACCCGTTCGGCAACCGGATCCGGATCGGGCAGATGTTCGACCAGGGCTGA
- a CDS encoding endonuclease/exonuclease/phosphatase family protein yields MGAKRTVCAGFTAVLLAATATVAVAAPAGAGGQRSGPLRVATFNASLNRDTAGGLVADLSRRDNAQAANVAEVIQRVRPDVLLINEFDHDPGGRALALFQDNYLSVPRNGTRAIRYPYRYAAPSNTGVPSGHDLNNDGTVGGPDDAFGFGLFPGQYGMAVYSAYPIDLAKVRTFQLFRWRDMPGALLPDDPATPEPADWYSPAELADLRLSSKSHWDLPIRLPGRTVHLLASHPTPPVFDGPEDRNGRRNHDEIRFWADYVSPGRAGYIYDDTGRRGGLRPGAAFVIAGDLNADPYDGDSVPGAAQQVLHHPRVNDRTVPASPGGVAAARRQGGANLDHRGAPRFDTADFADTDPGNLRVDYVLPSRGLPVRTAGIFWPVPGDPLFRLVGDYDPALPGGFPTSDHRLVWLDLRR; encoded by the coding sequence ATGGGTGCGAAGCGGACGGTCTGCGCCGGGTTCACGGCGGTGCTGCTCGCCGCGACGGCGACGGTCGCGGTGGCGGCTCCGGCCGGCGCCGGTGGCCAGCGATCCGGCCCGCTGCGGGTGGCGACCTTCAACGCCTCACTGAACCGGGACACCGCCGGTGGCCTGGTCGCCGACCTGTCCCGCCGGGACAACGCCCAGGCCGCCAACGTCGCCGAGGTGATCCAGCGGGTACGCCCCGACGTGCTGTTGATCAACGAGTTCGACCACGACCCGGGCGGCCGGGCGCTCGCGCTGTTCCAGGACAACTACCTCTCGGTGCCGCGTAACGGCACCCGGGCGATCCGCTACCCGTACCGCTACGCCGCCCCGTCGAACACCGGCGTCCCCTCCGGCCACGATCTCAACAACGACGGCACCGTCGGCGGGCCCGACGACGCGTTCGGCTTCGGCCTCTTCCCCGGCCAGTACGGCATGGCCGTCTACTCCGCATACCCGATCGACCTGGCCAAGGTCCGTACGTTCCAGTTGTTCCGGTGGCGGGACATGCCCGGGGCGCTGCTGCCCGACGACCCGGCCACCCCCGAGCCGGCCGACTGGTACTCCCCGGCGGAACTGGCCGACCTGCGACTGTCCTCCAAGAGCCACTGGGACCTGCCGATCCGGCTGCCCGGCCGCACGGTGCACCTGCTCGCCAGCCACCCCACGCCACCGGTCTTCGACGGCCCGGAGGACCGCAACGGCCGCCGCAACCACGACGAGATCCGCTTCTGGGCCGACTACGTCTCCCCCGGCCGCGCCGGCTACATCTACGACGACACCGGGCGGCGCGGCGGGCTGCGACCCGGCGCGGCCTTCGTGATCGCCGGGGACCTCAACGCCGACCCGTACGACGGCGACAGCGTGCCCGGCGCGGCGCAGCAGGTGCTCCACCACCCCCGGGTGAACGACCGGACCGTGCCGGCCAGCCCCGGCGGTGTCGCCGCGGCGCGGCGGCAGGGTGGCGCGAACCTCGACCACCGTGGCGCTCCCCGCTTCGACACCGCCGACTTCGCCGACACCGACCCGGGCAACCTCCGGGTGGACTACGTGCTGCCCAGCCGGGGTTTGCCGGTCCGCACGGCCGGGATCTTCTGGCCGGTGCCGGGCGACCCGCTGTTCCGGCTGGTCGGCGACTACGACCCCGCGCTGCCGGGCGGCTTCCCGACCTCCGACCACCGGCTGGTCTGGCTCGACCTACGCCGCTGA
- a CDS encoding AraC family transcriptional regulator — MSRAVEQTNRAMLRARDAMDRAYAEPLDIRTLAKIAHVSEAHFIRTFRATFGETPHRYLQRRRVERAMDLLLHTEQDVTEVCYAVGFASLGTFSRTFRQIVGESPTDYRKRRPPPAAPVPSCFTKAWTRPSSFG, encoded by the coding sequence GTGAGCAGGGCGGTCGAGCAGACGAACCGGGCGATGCTGCGCGCTCGGGACGCGATGGACCGGGCGTACGCGGAGCCCCTCGACATCCGCACGCTGGCGAAGATCGCGCACGTCTCCGAGGCGCACTTCATCCGGACCTTCCGGGCGACCTTCGGTGAGACCCCGCACCGATACCTGCAGCGGCGCCGGGTGGAGCGGGCGATGGACCTGCTACTGCACACCGAGCAGGACGTCACGGAGGTCTGCTACGCGGTCGGGTTCGCCAGCCTCGGCACGTTCAGCCGCACCTTCCGGCAGATCGTCGGGGAGTCGCCCACCGACTACCGTAAGCGGCGCCCGCCGCCCGCCGCGCCGGTGCCGAGCTGCTTCACCAAGGCCTGGACCAGGCCAAGCAGTTTTGGATAA
- a CDS encoding metalloregulator ArsR/SmtB family transcription factor, which yields MSVPLYQAKAELFRTLGHPVRIRVLELLQDGPKPVRDLLAAIDVEASNLSQQLAVLRRAGMVTSYRDGALVMYALSTPDVADLLAAGRRILGAVLTDRDALLDELRAGGPER from the coding sequence ATGTCCGTGCCGCTGTACCAGGCGAAGGCGGAGCTGTTCCGCACGCTCGGCCATCCCGTCCGGATCCGCGTGCTGGAGCTGCTCCAGGACGGGCCCAAACCGGTGCGCGACCTGCTGGCCGCCATCGACGTCGAGGCGTCCAACCTCTCCCAGCAACTCGCGGTGCTGCGCCGGGCCGGCATGGTCACCTCCTACCGCGACGGCGCCCTGGTGATGTACGCGCTCAGCACCCCCGACGTCGCGGACCTGCTCGCCGCCGGCCGGCGCATCCTCGGCGCGGTGCTCACCGACCGGGACGCCCTGCTCGACGAGCTGCGCGCCGGCGGACCGGAGCGGTGA
- a CDS encoding glycoside hydrolase family 2 protein, translating into MSDARGAGSHRQALHDGWTLRAVPGPQVPAEIDGRAIPATVPGCVHTDLLAAGLIPDPYRDDNETALAWIGRTDWVYETTFDRPGGDHQRVELVCAGLDTVATVTVNGVEVGRTENMHRGYRFDVTSLSRAEGNTLAVRFDSAYRYAEAHRDRLGDRPNAYPEPFQFIRKMACNFGWDWGPTLVTAGIWQEIGLHGWSVARLGTVRPLVTVTDGAGRVELPVEVDRVADVPLTLRAEVAGQTAEVTIPAGERTAVLTLVVDRPELWWPRGYGGQHRYELTVTLHGPGGDPLDEWRRRIGFRSVRLDTTPDAHGASFALHVNEVPVFVRGVNWIPDDAFPPRVTRERLAHRFDQAEGANINLLRVWGGGRYESEDFYDLADERGLLVQQDFLFACAAYPEEAPFAAEVTAEATEQVTRLAGHPSLLLWTGNNENIWGWHDWDWQQPLAGRSWGRGYYLKMLPRIVAELDPTRPYWPGSPYSGSEEIHPNDPAYGTTHIWDVWNTDDYTRYRDYVPRFVAEFGYQAPPAYATLRRALSDEPLAPDSPGMAHHQKAADGDLKLRRGLDAHLPEPRDFDDWHYLTQLNQARAIQLGVEHFRSHRGVCMGTIVWQLNDCWPVTSWAAVDGDGRRKPLWYALRRSYADRLLTVAPRDGGLALVAVNDSGQPWRASATVTRLTVAGDPRAKTTLELEVPAYATVTAPLPAELARPDDPRAELLVAEAGDPAGRAWWFFAEDRDVRWPAAALDAVVEPVEGGQRVRVTARTILRDLTLFPDRLDPSAQVDEALVTLLPGESATFTVHADTPLDPAALTTHPVLRCVNDI; encoded by the coding sequence GAGATCGACGGCCGGGCGATCCCGGCCACCGTGCCGGGCTGCGTGCACACGGACCTGCTCGCGGCCGGGCTGATCCCCGACCCCTACCGGGACGACAACGAGACCGCCCTGGCGTGGATCGGGCGCACCGACTGGGTCTACGAGACCACCTTCGACCGACCCGGCGGCGACCACCAGCGCGTCGAACTGGTCTGCGCCGGGCTGGACACGGTGGCCACGGTCACCGTCAACGGCGTCGAGGTCGGCCGCACCGAGAACATGCACCGCGGCTACCGCTTCGACGTCACGTCGCTGTCCCGGGCCGAGGGCAACACCCTGGCCGTACGCTTCGACTCCGCATACCGCTACGCCGAGGCGCACCGCGACCGGCTCGGCGACCGGCCCAACGCCTACCCGGAGCCGTTCCAGTTCATCCGCAAGATGGCCTGCAACTTCGGCTGGGACTGGGGGCCGACGCTGGTCACCGCCGGCATCTGGCAGGAGATCGGCCTGCACGGCTGGTCGGTCGCCCGGCTCGGCACCGTCCGTCCCCTGGTCACCGTGACCGACGGCGCCGGTCGGGTGGAACTGCCCGTCGAGGTGGACCGGGTCGCGGACGTGCCGCTCACCCTGCGGGCGGAGGTGGCGGGGCAGACCGCCGAGGTGACCATCCCGGCGGGGGAGCGTACGGCGGTGCTGACCCTCGTCGTCGACCGGCCGGAACTCTGGTGGCCCCGGGGGTACGGCGGGCAGCACCGCTACGAGCTGACGGTGACCCTGCACGGCCCCGGCGGCGACCCCCTCGACGAATGGCGCCGGCGGATCGGCTTCCGGTCGGTGCGGCTGGACACCACCCCCGACGCGCACGGTGCCTCCTTTGCCCTGCACGTCAACGAGGTGCCGGTCTTCGTCCGGGGGGTCAACTGGATCCCCGACGACGCCTTCCCCCCCCGCGTCACCCGGGAACGCCTGGCGCACCGCTTCGACCAGGCCGAGGGGGCGAACATCAACCTGCTGCGGGTCTGGGGCGGTGGCCGGTACGAGTCGGAGGACTTCTACGACCTGGCCGACGAGCGCGGACTGCTGGTGCAGCAGGACTTCCTCTTCGCCTGCGCCGCGTACCCGGAGGAGGCGCCGTTCGCCGCCGAGGTGACCGCCGAGGCGACGGAGCAGGTGACCCGGCTGGCCGGCCACCCGTCGCTGCTGCTCTGGACAGGCAACAACGAGAACATCTGGGGCTGGCACGACTGGGACTGGCAGCAGCCGCTGGCCGGGCGCAGTTGGGGCCGCGGCTACTACCTGAAGATGCTGCCCCGGATCGTCGCCGAGTTGGACCCGACCCGCCCGTACTGGCCGGGCAGCCCGTACTCGGGCAGCGAGGAGATCCACCCCAACGACCCGGCGTACGGCACCACGCACATCTGGGACGTCTGGAACACCGACGACTACACCCGGTACCGCGATTACGTGCCCCGGTTCGTCGCCGAGTTCGGCTACCAGGCGCCACCGGCGTACGCGACGCTGCGTCGCGCCCTCTCCGACGAGCCGCTCGCGCCCGACTCGCCCGGCATGGCGCACCACCAGAAGGCCGCCGACGGCGACCTGAAGCTACGCCGAGGGCTGGACGCGCACCTGCCCGAGCCGCGCGACTTCGACGACTGGCACTACCTCACCCAGCTCAACCAGGCCCGGGCCATCCAACTCGGGGTGGAGCACTTCCGGTCGCACCGGGGCGTGTGCATGGGCACCATCGTCTGGCAGCTCAACGACTGCTGGCCGGTCACCTCCTGGGCCGCCGTCGACGGCGACGGTCGCCGCAAGCCGCTGTGGTACGCGCTGCGCCGGTCGTACGCGGATCGGCTGCTCACCGTCGCGCCCCGCGACGGCGGGCTGGCCCTGGTGGCGGTCAACGACAGCGGGCAGCCGTGGCGGGCGTCCGCGACGGTCACCCGGCTGACCGTGGCCGGGGATCCCCGGGCGAAGACCACGCTGGAGCTGGAGGTGCCCGCGTACGCCACGGTGACGGCGCCGCTGCCGGCGGAGCTGGCGCGGCCCGACGATCCCCGGGCCGAGTTGCTGGTCGCCGAGGCGGGTGACCCGGCCGGGCGGGCATGGTGGTTCTTCGCCGAGGACCGCGACGTGCGGTGGCCGGCGGCGGCGCTGGACGCGGTGGTCGAGCCGGTCGAGGGCGGTCAGCGGGTCCGGGTGACCGCCCGCACGATCCTGCGCGACCTGACCCTGTTCCCGGACCGGCTCGATCCCTCCGCCCAGGTCGACGAGGCGCTGGTGACCCTGCTCCCCGGCGAGTCGGCGACCTTCACCGTGCACGCCGACACCCCGCTCGACCCCGCAGCCCTCACCACCCACCCCGTGCTCCGCTGCGTCAACGACATCTGA